A single window of Dermacentor albipictus isolate Rhodes 1998 colony chromosome 1, USDA_Dalb.pri_finalv2, whole genome shotgun sequence DNA harbors:
- the LOC135908588 gene encoding neprilysin-2-like isoform X2: MYSEAVMSTRELEDQLTAMLAAGTEDTSSRAMFDLYNACLNMTSSGSETLAFQEILDSVGLSGFPYAWSLANSAAVAGRLLRVTGVSPFVHISLTDKGIKLSEAPTLFPDFVYVANAHRGWYIDAARRIARMPMPELFDFEQELVALLSAPVEEYSTVTVKELESTAEWNWAEFLTNAMFGIRTITTATKVTYEPKRLGVGLLGLVSSAKPALVLNYLAFRLALAYAPMLPGKRFRKLSDVSVAQTVGWEDGWSERRSHVCTVIAARAEPGLAAYLLVTQSKHEENEPVLRSMAEHAKRDVLEFLGEMSWVTTSFLAKLEHRVRMLKAAFFTPAEWRKFAFRAIQCHPFSCASDGRRAVDVFRKIVAQRQRRRLAASRRPFPDYPLDLFETESRVLDGGTLFVPLGAVRGVYHQEAFWEYHLPRVLLQMSAALLDVFRDVSFQLRSSYTDLHDRFAATESCLHETRLSMSETTSVPFTSNGTAREDVRDLLAVAAAFRAYSRLIGNGGEGTLPGLPFSNEQLFFVHFALSRCERYDTAYEDQLLRHGRRAHAAYRVNGPLRHSVSFSKAFQCRRGSYMNPRRKCVF; encoded by the coding sequence ATGTACTCCGAGGCTGTCATGAGCACCCGCGAATTGGAAGACCAGCTGACGGCCATGCTTGCGGCCGGCACTGAAGACACGAGTAGCCGCGCCATGTTCGACCTGTACAATGCCTGCCTGAACATGACTTCCTCTGGTTCAGAAACGCTCGCCTTCCAAGAGATCCTCGACAGCGTCGGCCTTAGCGGATTTCCCTATGCCTGGAGCCTCGCCAATTCAGCTGCTGTTGCCGGCAGGCTTCTGCGAGTCACCGGCGTCTCACCGTTCGTACACATAAGCCTGACGGACAAAGGAATCAAGCTGTCCGAGGCACCTACACTATTCCCAGATTTCGTTTACGTGGCCAACGCGCATCGCGGTTGGTACATAGACGCGGCGCGTCGTATTGCCCGCATGCCTATGCCAGAGCTCTTCGATTTTGAGCAGGAACTCGTGGCACTCCTCAGCGCGCCTGTCGAAGAATACTCGACGGTGACTGTCAAAGAGCTCGAGTCAACCGCGGAGTGGAATTGGGCGGAGTTTTTGACGAACGCCATGTTCGGCATCCGTACAATTACAACCGCTACGAAGGTGACATACGAGCCCAAGCGCCTCGGGGTTGGTTTGCTCGGGCTCGTGTCCTCCGCGAAGCCAGCGCTGGTGCTCAACTACCTGGCGTTTAGACTGGCGCTCGCGTATGCACCGATGCTGCCGGGCAAACGCTTCCGGAAATTGAGCGACGTGTCAGTCGCGCAGACGGTCGGCTGGGAGGACGGCTGGAGCGAGCGTCGCAGCCACGTCTGCACCGTTATAGCAGCTCGAGCCGAACCGGGACTCGCGGCTTACCTGCTGGTCACCCAGTCTAAACACGAAGAGAACGAGCCTGTGCTCAGAAGCATGGCGGAACACGCCAAGAGGGACGTTCTCGAATTCCTCGGCGAGATGTCCTGGGTGACGACGTCGTTCCTGGCCAAGCTAGAGCACCGCGTCAGGATGCTCAAGGCGGCATTCTTCACGCCGGCCGAGTGGAGGAAGTTCGCGTTCCGCGCGATCCAGTGCCATCCGTTTAGCTGCGCTTCGGATGGCCGTCGGGCGGTCGACGTCTTCCGGAAAATTGTGGCGCAGCGCCAGCGTCGGCGCCTGGCGGCCAGCAGGCGGCCGTTTCCCGACTATCCGCTCGACCTGTTCGAGACCGAAAGTCGCGTGCTCGACGGCGGAACGCTGTTCGTGCCTCTTGGGGCCGTGCGCGGTGTTTATCACCAGGAAGCCTTCTGGGAGTATCACCTTCCGCGCGTGCTCCTCCAGATGAGCGCCGCCCTGCTGGACGTGTTTCGCGACGTGTCGTTCCAGCTGCGCTCCAGCTACACGGACTTGCACGACCGCTTTGCGGCCACCGAGTCGTGCTTGCACGAGACGCGGCTGTCTATGAGTGAGACCACGTCGGTGCCCTTCACGTCGAATGGCACGGCTCGGGAAGACGTGCGAGACCTGCTCGCTGTTGCAGCAGCATTTCGCGCATATAGCCGGCTCATCGGTAACGGCGGAGAAGGCACGTTGCCCGGCTTACCGTTCAGTAATGAGCAGCTGTTCTTTGTGCATTTTGCACTGAGTCGCTGCGAGAGGTACGACACCGCCTACGAAGACCAGCTACTGCGACATGGACGCCGCGCGCACGCTGCCTACCGGGTCAACGGACCTCTGCGTCACTCAGTCAGCTTCAGTAAGGCCTTCCAGTGTCGCCGCGGCTCATACATGAACCCGCGGCGCAAGTGTGTCTTCTGA
- the LOC135908588 gene encoding neprilysin-2-like isoform X1, with protein sequence MSGGGGRAPTAPLVAPTATSIFPPRSQPLRWRLCVVCSALTVVAIGIGAALALQRIMSDPGSRGLLEFGRRNRGASSSAPMLLPGRRDSAPSCAGESCHRLARYISESLQDGDPCDNFYEYVCSNWSATYQLQGEAMYSEAVMSTRELEDQLTAMLAAGTEDTSSRAMFDLYNACLNMTSSGSETLAFQEILDSVGLSGFPYAWSLANSAAVAGRLLRVTGVSPFVHISLTDKGIKLSEAPTLFPDFVYVANAHRGWYIDAARRIARMPMPELFDFEQELVALLSAPVEEYSTVTVKELESTAEWNWAEFLTNAMFGIRTITTATKVTYEPKRLGVGLLGLVSSAKPALVLNYLAFRLALAYAPMLPGKRFRKLSDVSVAQTVGWEDGWSERRSHVCTVIAARAEPGLAAYLLVTQSKHEENEPVLRSMAEHAKRDVLEFLGEMSWVTTSFLAKLEHRVRMLKAAFFTPAEWRKFAFRAIQCHPFSCASDGRRAVDVFRKIVAQRQRRRLAASRRPFPDYPLDLFETESRVLDGGTLFVPLGAVRGVYHQEAFWEYHLPRVLLQMSAALLDVFRDVSFQLRSSYTDLHDRFAATESCLHETRLSMSETTSVPFTSNGTAREDVRDLLAVAAAFRAYSRLIGNGGEGTLPGLPFSNEQLFFVHFALSRCERYDTAYEDQLLRHGRRAHAAYRVNGPLRHSVSFSKAFQCRRGSYMNPRRKCVF encoded by the exons ATGTCTGGCGGCGGTGGTCGTGCTCCTACGGCTCCGTTGGTGGCCCCCACGGCAACATCCATCTTCCCTCCTCGGTCCCAGCCCCTGCGCTGGCGCCTGTGCGTGGTCTGCAGTGCTCTGACCGTGGTCGCGATCGGGATCGGCGCCGCGCTGGCCTTGCAACGAATAATGAGCGACCCCGGGTCACGCGGCTTGCTGGAATTCGGCCGGCGAAACCGGGGGGCTTCGTCGTCGGCGCCGATGCTGCTGCCCGGTCGCCGAGACTCGGCACCGAGCTGCGCCGGCGAAAGCTGTCACCGTCTTGCCAG GTACATCTCGGAGTCCCTCCAAGATGGCGACCCCTGTGACAACTTCTACGAGTATGTCTGCTCGAACTGGAGCGCCACCTACCAACTACAGGGCGAGGCCATGTACTCCGAGGCTGTCATGAGCACCCGCGAATTGGAAGACCAGCTGACGGCCATGCTTGCGGCCGGCACTGAAGACACGAGTAGCCGCGCCATGTTCGACCTGTACAATGCCTGCCTGAACATGACTTCCTCTGGTTCAGAAACGCTCGCCTTCCAAGAGATCCTCGACAGCGTCGGCCTTAGCGGATTTCCCTATGCCTGGAGCCTCGCCAATTCAGCTGCTGTTGCCGGCAGGCTTCTGCGAGTCACCGGCGTCTCACCGTTCGTACACATAAGCCTGACGGACAAAGGAATCAAGCTGTCCGAGGCACCTACACTATTCCCAGATTTCGTTTACGTGGCCAACGCGCATCGCGGTTGGTACATAGACGCGGCGCGTCGTATTGCCCGCATGCCTATGCCAGAGCTCTTCGATTTTGAGCAGGAACTCGTGGCACTCCTCAGCGCGCCTGTCGAAGAATACTCGACGGTGACTGTCAAAGAGCTCGAGTCAACCGCGGAGTGGAATTGGGCGGAGTTTTTGACGAACGCCATGTTCGGCATCCGTACAATTACAACCGCTACGAAGGTGACATACGAGCCCAAGCGCCTCGGGGTTGGTTTGCTCGGGCTCGTGTCCTCCGCGAAGCCAGCGCTGGTGCTCAACTACCTGGCGTTTAGACTGGCGCTCGCGTATGCACCGATGCTGCCGGGCAAACGCTTCCGGAAATTGAGCGACGTGTCAGTCGCGCAGACGGTCGGCTGGGAGGACGGCTGGAGCGAGCGTCGCAGCCACGTCTGCACCGTTATAGCAGCTCGAGCCGAACCGGGACTCGCGGCTTACCTGCTGGTCACCCAGTCTAAACACGAAGAGAACGAGCCTGTGCTCAGAAGCATGGCGGAACACGCCAAGAGGGACGTTCTCGAATTCCTCGGCGAGATGTCCTGGGTGACGACGTCGTTCCTGGCCAAGCTAGAGCACCGCGTCAGGATGCTCAAGGCGGCATTCTTCACGCCGGCCGAGTGGAGGAAGTTCGCGTTCCGCGCGATCCAGTGCCATCCGTTTAGCTGCGCTTCGGATGGCCGTCGGGCGGTCGACGTCTTCCGGAAAATTGTGGCGCAGCGCCAGCGTCGGCGCCTGGCGGCCAGCAGGCGGCCGTTTCCCGACTATCCGCTCGACCTGTTCGAGACCGAAAGTCGCGTGCTCGACGGCGGAACGCTGTTCGTGCCTCTTGGGGCCGTGCGCGGTGTTTATCACCAGGAAGCCTTCTGGGAGTATCACCTTCCGCGCGTGCTCCTCCAGATGAGCGCCGCCCTGCTGGACGTGTTTCGCGACGTGTCGTTCCAGCTGCGCTCCAGCTACACGGACTTGCACGACCGCTTTGCGGCCACCGAGTCGTGCTTGCACGAGACGCGGCTGTCTATGAGTGAGACCACGTCGGTGCCCTTCACGTCGAATGGCACGGCTCGGGAAGACGTGCGAGACCTGCTCGCTGTTGCAGCAGCATTTCGCGCATATAGCCGGCTCATCGGTAACGGCGGAGAAGGCACGTTGCCCGGCTTACCGTTCAGTAATGAGCAGCTGTTCTTTGTGCATTTTGCACTGAGTCGCTGCGAGAGGTACGACACCGCCTACGAAGACCAGCTACTGCGACATGGACGCCGCGCGCACGCTGCCTACCGGGTCAACGGACCTCTGCGTCACTCAGTCAGCTTCAGTAAGGCCTTCCAGTGTCGCCGCGGCTCATACATGAACCCGCGGCGCAAGTGTGTCTTCTGA